Below is a window of Paenibacillus bovis DNA.
TGTTCACCGCCAGTATTGGCGATAGCGCCGGTCAGGAATCCAGTAGCGTCGAATCCGCCGGTCAATTTGCCCCAGCCGCCTTCAATCCACTGCAAGCCGATATATACGCGAAGTACGGTCAGTAACCACATTGCCACTTTGTTTTCTCTAAGCCATCTGTTCATGATGGATCACTCCTTGGTTTGTTTTGGGGTGCCGCTATAACGGCCCGATTGGTGAATGTATAATCTGAAGTCATCTGACTTCTTGATGGAAGATGATCATCTCTTTCATGTCTTTATATTAAATTAAAACTAAAATTTAATATGTGATTTAAATCACAATGTTGTATGAAATTTAAAATAAATTTGAATCTAAAATGATATTTAGGAGATATAAGGAGGAATATTACGTGTAATGGCAAAGAGATGGGGGATTTGGCATAGACTGCTTCGGAAAGGTATAGGGGCACGTCCTCCGGTTAAGTCTAGAGATCCTGAAAGGGTAGGAGAAGATGAGGATCTCTAGACTTAAATGTCGTCCTTAGCCCCTATTCCCTTTCCTACGCTCTGTGCATCGAGCTTCGATTTTTGTATGTAGAGCTTGTAAGTATAGTTTTGGATCTTTATTATACAAGGGCATATATTAATTGGGTGGTTATAACTTGGCTTGAATAAATAGCTGCTTGTTACGTCGTAGCTATGCTGCTGCTGATAATTAACGAAGCTTTTTCATAACAAAGCGGAACAGCCAGACAAGAGCGATCAATACAACAATCAACATAATCATTCCGGGAATACCTATGCCATCAAACATAATGAATGCCTCCTTTGTCAGATTCGATTTTATTTAGGATATCTGATAAGTGGATAAATACAAGCACGCGAGCAACTACAGATTCCGCAGCTAACTCTATACCCATTTTATGTCGGTAATGATTCTTGCATCAGGGTGATTAACGGCTTTTGTTCTTTTCCCGCCATTTCTCCAATCCCTCCAAAATCTGATACACCCACACAGCTACCGCGATATAGCAGGCGAGACTGACCAGATACTTGATTCCGTTCTCCAGAGTAAACCATCCAGCAGCCATATCGTATTGCAAAAAGGAAAGCCTGCGAAAACTGAAATTGCCAATCACATTAGCCAGCAGAAACGCCAGAATAAATTTGCGAAGTGTTTTCATATAGCCTCCTTCATCGAATTAGGATAGACGAGCAAAGGATGGTTTTAATACATCACAGTCTAATATCGTACGTCTCAATACTACCATTTATTTCCCGAATCGTTATAAAACCTTTTCTAAACGTCCACTTTATTTCTTTTCACTGTCAAAGGATCTCCGGGTCAACCGGAGTATATGCGCTTATTGCTTTCTGGAATAAAAGGAACCAAGTGATGCAGCAAATACAGTCAATCCTATTCGGTATATGCATAATTTGCACAGCTTCTTTGGGAAATGATATGAAATAATTACCATTTGCCAAAAGAAGTAGGTTATGCTATTTTATATCTGTAACCGGTTACAGAATAAGGAGAGCAAACCATGACAACCATAAAAGATGTAGCACGTCATGCAGGCGTATCTGTAGCTACGGTCTCACGGGTCATCAATGAGGCAGGCTATGTGCATGAAGATACCCGGCGCAAAGTTGAAAACGCTATCCAGGAACTGAATTATACGCCCAATGAAGTGGCACGTTCTTTATATAAACGCAAATCCAGATTGATCGGTCTGCTGCTGCCCGATATTACGAATCCTTATTTCCCACAGCTGGCTCGTGGTGTAGAGGATCGGATGCAGGAGAGCGGGTTCCGTTTGATTTTTGGCAATAGTGACGAGAGTCAGAGCAAGGAACAGGATTACATACAGACTTTTGTCCAGAATAATGTGGTAGGCGTTATCTCATCCACCAATGATCCAGGTTCTCTTTCGTACCGTTCGCTCAAGATTCCGGTCGTGTTCCTTGATCGTATATCGAGTGATCGTCCGGCGGTCTATGCAGATGGCCGCGAAGGTGGACGCATGGCGGCACAACAGATGGTGCAGCGCGGAAGCCGGCAGATTACGGTGATGCAGGGACCGGCGCATATTCGTCCGGCGCAGGATCGCTTTCAGGGAGCGATTGAAGCGCTGCAGGATATGGGCATGAGTTACCAGATTACGCAGACCACCTCCTTTTCATTTACCGAAGCGGATCGGTGGGCGAGAGAGCTGTTTGAGCAGTATCCCGATACGGACGGTGTAATCGCCAGTAACGATATTACGGCTGCTGCAGTAATCCAGGAAGCCCATCGTCTCAGCAAACGCATTCCGGCGGATATACAGATTATCGGATTCGATGATACGCCGCTGAGCAATCTGCTGTCGCCGGCATTATCCACGATTCGCCAGCCCGCCTACGATATGGGCCGGGCAGCCGCGGATTTGTTGATCCAGCTAATTGAAGGTACAGCCGGAGAGCAGCGTACGATTCAGATGCCGGTACAATTTATAGAACGCGCGACGACTCGTTCACTGTCATAACTAGTATCCATTTTGCAAAGAACGGTTTCAAAGCAGATCGATTCGCTGTACAGGTAATATATACGATACACCACAGCGGATGTCGATTCGTACACATTTGGCTGCAATCGCAAGACTTCAATAACAGCTGTTGTAATTTTATACGAATCGAAAGTAATAGCACGTCTATGATGACCAACCTAACTATAACTTCCAAATAGATAAGCGAAAGGTGGAATTTTATTATGTCCCATACTCAACATCCCGCATCAACTGCTTCCGGCAAAGCCAAAGTCTGTGTGATCGGCAGCTGCTCGATGGATCTAGTCGTTACTTCTTCCCGTCGTCCCGGTGCCGGCGAGACAGTACTTGGAGAAAGCTTCAAGACCGTACCCGGTGGCAAAGGAGCCAATCAGGCTGTCGCCGCAGCACGTCTCGGAGCCAACGTAACAATGATCGGTCGTGTCGGTGATGATCATCTGGGAAAAGCCATTTTACAGAACTTCAAAGACAACCTTGTAAATACTGATTATGTGGAACCGGTTACAGATATGGAGAGTGGAACCGCACATATTATTCTCGCAGAAGGTGATAACAGTATCATCGTGGTCAAAGCAGCCAATGATCATGTCACCCCGGAATATGTAGCCCAAGCCATCGAAGTCATCCAAAACTCCGATATAGTGATGATCCAGCAGGAGATTCCGGAAGAAACCGTAGCCTATGTAAGCGAAATCTGTGCAAAAGCAAATGTGCCGCTGCTGCTGAATCCAGCGCCAGCACGACATGTCAGTGAAGCGGTAATCAAAAATATTTCCTATATTACGCCAAATGAACACGAAGCCTCGATTGTATTTGAAGGAATGACGCTGGAGCAGGCGCTGCGCCAGTATCCGAATATTCTGTTTGTCACCGAAGGCAGCAACGGAGTCCGTTATTATGATGGAGAACAGGAAGTAGTCGTGCCGACTTACAAAGTAGACGCGGTAGATACAACAGGAGCAGGCGATACGTTTAATGCAGCCTTTGGAGTGGCTCTCGCCGAAGGGCAGTCTTTGCAGGATGCCATACGCTTTGGCAATCGCGCAGCTTCACTATCCGTAACCAAATTTGGCGCTCAGGGCGGTATGCCGACACGCCAGGAAGTGGAGGAACAACTGTAATGAAAAAGCATGGAATATTAAACAGCCATATTGCCAAAGTGCTTGCTGATCTTGGGCATACCGATTATATCGTTATTGCGGATATCGGTTTGCCAGTGCCGGAGGGAGTGCCAAAGATTGATCTGGCACTCACCTATGGCGTTCCCAGCTTCCGGGATGTAGTGCAGATTATTGCCGATGATATGGAGATTGAGCAGATTACGATCGCCGAAGAAATGATGGGGCAGAACCGGGAAACATTCGCCTATATGCAACAGGAGTTTGCCCATATCCCTTTATCCACATGCAGTCATGAAGAGTTCAAGCGGCGCAGCCAGCATGCCAAAGTTATTATTCGCACCGGTGAATCCAGACCGTATGCCAATTGCATTTTGCATGCAGGGGTATATTTCGGAGCCAATGCACAGTAGAATAAGCAATCCGTAACCGGTTACACATTAAATGTACAGCAGAGTTGAAGGAGGCATTGTATATGCAGATTCAAATGAATGGTATTTACAAATCCTTCGGTACAAACCAAGTTTTGAGCGGAGTTGATTTTGATCTCCGCCCGGGCGAAGTTCATGCACTGATGGGTGAAAATGGAGCAGGCAAATCTACACTGATGAATATTCTGATTGGCCTGCATGAGCGTGATCAGGGCACGATTGTGATCGATGGCCAGGAGACGTATTTTGATAATCCCAAAGTGGCAGAGCAAAAAGGAATTGCCTTTATCCACCAGGAGCTGAATATCTGGCGCGATATGACCGTGCTCGAGAATTTATTTATAGGTAAAGAGATGACCTCCAAATGGGGTCTGCTTAATACCAGACAAATGAAAACGCTAGCAAAAGAACAGTTCCGCAAACTGGCAGTCGATCTGCCTTTACAAGGTGAAGCCGGAGAATGCTCGGTCGGACAGCAGCAGATGATCGAGATCGCCAAAGCACTCATGACCGATGCCAAAGTAATCGTTATGGATGAACCGACCGCAGCACTGACCGAACGCGAAATCCAGAAATTGTTTGAAGTCATCGCTTCACTCAAAAAAGAAGGCGTATCGATCGTCTACATCTCGCACCGAATGGAAGAAATCTTTGCGATTTGTGACCGGATCACCATTATGCGCGATGGTAAAACAGTGGACACCAAGGAAATTCCACATACTAATTTCGATGAAGTGGTCAAAAAAATGGTCGGACGCGAACTGACCGAACGTTATCCGGTACGATCACCGCATCCGGGCGAAGTGATTCTGGAAGTAAAAGATGCCAGCAAAAAGGGTCAATTCCAGAATGTAAGCTTCACCGTACGTGCAGGAGAGATCGTCGGCTTCTCGGGTCTGATGGGTTCGGGACGTACCGAAATCATGCGTACGCTGTTCGGTCTGGATACGCTGGATAGTGGAGAAATATGGATTCGCAGCAAAAAGGTCACTATTCGCAGACCGGATGATGCGGTCAAGCATGGAATTGGCTTTATTACCGAGGACCGCAAAGATGAAGGCCTGGTGCTGGATTTCTCGATTCGCGAGAATATGGCGCTGCCGAATCTGTTCAGTTTCTCTTCTAAAGGATTTATTTCCGGCAAAAAAGAAGCCGAATTCGTCGATACGCTGATCAAGCGATTGCAGGTCAAAACACAGTCTGCCGAAACACCTGCACGCAGCCTGTCCGGCGGTAATCAGCAGAAAGTCGTTATCGCCAAATGGATCGGGATCGGACCAAGCCTGCTGATCCTCGATGAACCGACGCGCGGAGTCGATGTCGGCGCCAAGCGGGAGATCTATCAGCTGATGAACGAACTCACCGATCGCGGGGTAGCCATTATTATGGTGTCATCGGAACTGCCGGAGGTACTCGGTATGAGCGACCGGATCGTGGTCGTACATGAAGGCCGGATCAGTGGAGAACTGTCCAGCCAGGAAGCGACACAGGAAAATATTATGACGTTAGCTACAGGAGGACAGTAATATGACAACCATAACCAAAGAAAAGCCGGAGAAAAACTTCAAATTATCCAATGTTACACAGAAGCTTGGTCCACTGCTGGGATTTATTATTCTGGTCATTATCGTCTCGGTGTTGAATCCGGGCTTTTTGGAACCGCTTAATATTTTGAATCTGCTGCGACAGGTTGCGATTAATGCATTGATTGCGTTTGGTATGACCTTTGTTATTTTGACAGGTGGTATCGACTTGTCGGTCGGCTCGATTCTGGCGTTATCCAGTGCATTTGTAGCCAATCTAATGCTGGCAGGCGTAGACCCGATTCTGGCGATTATTATCGGCTGTGCGGCTGGTGGCGTAATGGGTATGGTCAACGGACTGATGATCACCAAAGGCAGAATGGCTCCATTTATCGCTACACTGGCGACAATGACGATCTTCCGTGGACTGACACTTGTCTATACCAACGGTAATCCGATTACCGGACTCGGTGACAGTATGGCGTTCCAACTGTTCGGACGCGGTTATTTCCTCGGTATTCCGGTACCGGCGATTACGATGGCAATTGCTTTTATTATCCTGTGGGTGATTCTGCACAAAACACCATTTGGCCGCAAAACGTATGCGATCGGTGGTAATGAAAAAGCAGCAATCGTATCCGGTATCAAGGTACCGCGTGTCAAAATCATGATCTACTCCCTGGCTGGTGCACTATCCGCACTCGCCGGTGCTATCCTGACCTCCCGTCTCAACTCGGCACAGCCAACAGCCGGTACATCGTACGAGCTGGATGCGATTGCAGCGGTAGTACTGGGCGGTACGAGCCTGTCCGGCGGACGCGGCCGTATCGTGGGTACACTGATTGGTGCGCTGATTATCGGTACACTGAATAACGGTCTCAACCTGCTCGGTGTCTCTTCTTTCTACCAGATGGTGGTCAAAGGGATCGTTATTGTGATCGCCGTATTAATCGATCGCAAAAAGTCTGCATAATCCGAATCGTTCATTGATTTTAATAAAGAAAAGAGGAATCAGGCATGAAAAAAGTTATCCCTTTACTGGCTGCTGTAATGATCGTTGTTCTGCTGGCAGGCTGTTCTCTGCAGCCGCCGGAATGGGCCAAATCCCAAAAATCAGCCAAACCCGGTGATATCAAAATCGGATTGTCGATCTCAACGCTGAACAATCCCTTTTTCGTATCACTCAAAGACGGTGTCGTGAATGAAGCGAAAAAGCTGAATATTCAGGTGATCGTCGTCGATGCACAGAATGACTCTGCCAAGCAAAGCAATGATGTGGATGATCTGATCCAGCAGGGTGTCGACGCCCTGCTGATCAATCCGACCGATTCCGCAGCGATCTCGGCAGCGGTACAATCGGCGAATGGACTGGATATTCCGGTCGTTACGCTGGATCGTTCTGCCGACAAAGGCGATGTCAAAGCGCTGGTCGCTTCGGACAATGCCAAAGGTGGCAAAATGGCAGCCGAATACATCGTCAAAGAGCTT
It encodes the following:
- the rbsD gene encoding D-ribose pyranase, with amino-acid sequence MKKHGILNSHIAKVLADLGHTDYIVIADIGLPVPEGVPKIDLALTYGVPSFRDVVQIIADDMEIEQITIAEEMMGQNRETFAYMQQEFAHIPLSTCSHEEFKRRSQHAKVIIRTGESRPYANCILHAGVYFGANAQ
- a CDS encoding LacI family DNA-binding transcriptional regulator, with the protein product MTTIKDVARHAGVSVATVSRVINEAGYVHEDTRRKVENAIQELNYTPNEVARSLYKRKSRLIGLLLPDITNPYFPQLARGVEDRMQESGFRLIFGNSDESQSKEQDYIQTFVQNNVVGVISSTNDPGSLSYRSLKIPVVFLDRISSDRPAVYADGREGGRMAAQQMVQRGSRQITVMQGPAHIRPAQDRFQGAIEALQDMGMSYQITQTTSFSFTEADRWARELFEQYPDTDGVIASNDITAAAVIQEAHRLSKRIPADIQIIGFDDTPLSNLLSPALSTIRQPAYDMGRAAADLLIQLIEGTAGEQRTIQMPVQFIERATTRSLS
- the rbsB gene encoding ribose ABC transporter substrate-binding protein RbsB is translated as MKKVIPLLAAVMIVVLLAGCSLQPPEWAKSQKSAKPGDIKIGLSISTLNNPFFVSLKDGVVNEAKKLNIQVIVVDAQNDSAKQSNDVDDLIQQGVDALLINPTDSAAISAAVQSANGLDIPVVTLDRSADKGDVKALVASDNAKGGKMAAEYIVKELGKDAKVIELQGVPGASATRERGKGFHDVADKELDVVASQAADFDRTKGLTVMENLLQGNPDVQAVFAHNDEMALGAIEAIQSSGKDIPVIGFDGNEDALNSIKEGKLTATVAQQPELIGQMAVDAARDVLQGKTVEKSIPAPLKLVTKEDK
- a CDS encoding sugar ABC transporter ATP-binding protein yields the protein MQIQMNGIYKSFGTNQVLSGVDFDLRPGEVHALMGENGAGKSTLMNILIGLHERDQGTIVIDGQETYFDNPKVAEQKGIAFIHQELNIWRDMTVLENLFIGKEMTSKWGLLNTRQMKTLAKEQFRKLAVDLPLQGEAGECSVGQQQMIEIAKALMTDAKVIVMDEPTAALTEREIQKLFEVIASLKKEGVSIVYISHRMEEIFAICDRITIMRDGKTVDTKEIPHTNFDEVVKKMVGRELTERYPVRSPHPGEVILEVKDASKKGQFQNVSFTVRAGEIVGFSGLMGSGRTEIMRTLFGLDTLDSGEIWIRSKKVTIRRPDDAVKHGIGFITEDRKDEGLVLDFSIRENMALPNLFSFSSKGFISGKKEAEFVDTLIKRLQVKTQSAETPARSLSGGNQQKVVIAKWIGIGPSLLILDEPTRGVDVGAKREIYQLMNELTDRGVAIIMVSSELPEVLGMSDRIVVVHEGRISGELSSQEATQENIMTLATGGQ
- the rbsK gene encoding ribokinase, with protein sequence MSHTQHPASTASGKAKVCVIGSCSMDLVVTSSRRPGAGETVLGESFKTVPGGKGANQAVAAARLGANVTMIGRVGDDHLGKAILQNFKDNLVNTDYVEPVTDMESGTAHIILAEGDNSIIVVKAANDHVTPEYVAQAIEVIQNSDIVMIQQEIPEETVAYVSEICAKANVPLLLNPAPARHVSEAVIKNISYITPNEHEASIVFEGMTLEQALRQYPNILFVTEGSNGVRYYDGEQEVVVPTYKVDAVDTTGAGDTFNAAFGVALAEGQSLQDAIRFGNRAASLSVTKFGAQGGMPTRQEVEEQL
- the rbsC gene encoding ribose ABC transporter permease RbsC; this encodes MTTITKEKPEKNFKLSNVTQKLGPLLGFIILVIIVSVLNPGFLEPLNILNLLRQVAINALIAFGMTFVILTGGIDLSVGSILALSSAFVANLMLAGVDPILAIIIGCAAGGVMGMVNGLMITKGRMAPFIATLATMTIFRGLTLVYTNGNPITGLGDSMAFQLFGRGYFLGIPVPAITMAIAFIILWVILHKTPFGRKTYAIGGNEKAAIVSGIKVPRVKIMIYSLAGALSALAGAILTSRLNSAQPTAGTSYELDAIAAVVLGGTSLSGGRGRIVGTLIGALIIGTLNNGLNLLGVSSFYQMVVKGIVIVIAVLIDRKKSA